Genomic window (Pyrus communis chromosome 13, drPyrComm1.1, whole genome shotgun sequence):
ttgggtCCATACTAATTTCTGGGCACTTGTACTTTTCCTTCCTCCTACAGTATATAGAGGCCCATTGTGCTCCTTCACATTCCCAATCTCTCCACTTCTCTCTCCCAACTCCCTCTCCTTGGTTTATCAGAAATTTTAGCTGATAAACCACCActcattgcctttttcttttgtgtttttacagcttcaaagcaaagaaaaagCTTCCATCTTCTTACTGTTTTACTGCTGATATGGAGAAATTTGTGAGGGTAATTTCCATGGCTCCTCTGCTTCTGCTGCTCTGTTTGCCTTTTGCTTTGGCCGGCCATGACTACGGGCAGGCTCTGAGCAAGAGCATTCTGTTCTTTGAAGCTCAGAGATCTGGGTTTCTTCCCCGCAACCAGAGAGTCACTTGGAGATCCAATTCTGGCTTGTACGATGGCAAGGCCAATGGGGTAACTTCTTCATTCAATAAAAATCTCAATTGGGTTTTGTAGTCAAATTACCCACTTCATCATTTTGCATAAAGATTTCAATCTTTCAGTTAAAATCCCAACTGGGTTCATCATTTTGCATAGAAGCTCAACTCTTCAGTTAAAATCCCAACTGGGTTATGGTAAAATGTTGCAGTAAAATTACCCAGCTgattatttttcataaaaatttaaCCTTTGGCTTGGAATTTTCAGGTGGATCTGGTGGGAGGGTACTATGATGCAGGTGACAATGTGAAGTTTGGGCTTCCCATGGCCTTCACAGTGACAATGATGTCCTGGAGTATAATCGAGTACGGCAAGCAAATGGCTGCAAGCGGTGAGCTCGGCCATGCCATGGAGGCCGTCAAATGGGGCACTGACTACTTCATCAAAGCTCATCCTGAACCCAATGTCCTCTACGGAGAGGTACTTTTCCCCCCAACTTCTCAACTTTTCCACTGTCCCGAACTAAAGTTATATGCTTTACTTTTCGTATAAAacataattttgtgtttttttaatgatttattgacCAACCCGATttccaaaatttgatttttatttattgctTTTGTGTTTAATGTGTTAATTTTATGGTTAGGTCGGAGATGGGAACACTGACCATTACTGTTGGCAAAGACCGGAGGACATGACCACTAACCGCCGGGCATACAAGATCAGCCCCAGCAATCCCGGGTCCGATCTCGCCGGAGAAACCGCCGCCGCCATGGCGGCTGCTTCCATTGTCTTCCGCCGCTCCAACCCCGCATACTCCCGTGAACTCCTCCGCCACGCCTATCAGGTCCGTCTCATTACTATATTTCTACATTTTTACCTAAACTAATCGTAATTAAATTTAGCTTAATCAAGTTGATTAGAGTACGCTAACTTGAATTTGGTCCGTTGGTCTAAAAAGATAGTGTATTCCTGTGGTGGGGACCAGTAATACTACTGTCGGTTCAACCGGCGTACGTTAGTCATGTGCGGCATCGAGCCGCTGACAAGTACATGGTACATACTTCGGGTCTGATGCTTTTGGCGCGGGACCGGCGCATGATAGGCAACTGTCGTTGTTGTTAGGCAGTTACGGTTCCGACTTACTTTTTGTCAGTCTGGGCATTGCTACTTGCTACAGCCCAGCGTACGTTACTTTTAGCATCGAATTTATAAACCCTAGGCCGGACGTTGCCGTTTTAATGCCAACGGCTGGCAGTTGTTACTTTTGGTTGGGTTGGCAATGAATTTTACACATGGTTAACCATGTAGGTTTGTATCTTGTATTGTTTTGTGTAAAAATTCATATCAGTAATAATAGTAAAAGagataattttaatatttaaccgaaatattaattattatgtgGTATAAATTGGCAACAAAggtagttgttttttttttttttttgtgaacaaataatattatctacagtAAGAGAAGGAGGTAGAtttaacctcacaataggctgacaataatatggttcaaattcatttttggcgagaatcgaatttaagacttctcacttccaagtgaagagaaatattattaGATCGTAGTGCTAAGTGACTCAAATGTGGTTGCTCTTAAATTTGAGAACAACTTCAGattcatttttaattgattaacaAATACTTTTATAATTATGACAAGTAAATAATAGCTTAATTTGACATATTGAGTGGATAACACATCGTACAAATCCCAAAGTCCCACTCCCACATAGACTTTCAACGTTAGTTCCTAATATTGTCGTTTGGATTGTGAATATCTTTTTAGCTGTCTATGTACTATCCGTGGGTGTTTGAATAAAACATCTTTTCCATATAAAAAATATGCTCGTCTGCTTAAATGGGGGGTAAAAGTTAAAAAGTTTTCGGCGCATAATTTGGATCCTGGGGGGGCATATCTGCCCATCGATCACGGGGACTGTGCTGCTTGATCGTACAGAACCTACGATACAATCAGATCTAACGCGTCCACTTGTAGCCAATCCGTGAAAAGTGTGAATGCTATTTGCACTTTCACGTGCGACTTTTGTCGGTGGTATCGTACACCTACCACACCCACACAATCCCCACCACCTTCCTTTCCATGCACATGCATAATTGTATTCCCTTAAtacccttatttttttaattaatttacttcAAAAACCACTGATCTTACACTGacacttgttttgttttcagcTGTTTGATTTTGCGGACAAGTACAGGGGTAAATATGACAGCAGCATCACCGTGGCCCAAAAGTACTACCGGTCCATCAGTGGCTACAATGTACGTTATTGGGCCCATTTTGGGCTTTTCTCATTTGAGGCCCAAGAACAGCCCATAATGCTATTTCCATTTCATATCTAATTTTGGTGGGGTGTTGACATTTATTATTGTTATGTGCAGGATGAGTTGCTATGGGCTGCTGCTTGGTTGTTCCAGGCAAGTAACAACCAGTACTACTTGGACTACCTCGGAAACAGTGGTGATTCCCTGGGAGGAACCGGTTGGGGAATGACCGAGTTCAGTTGGGATGTCAAGTATTCGGGTGTCCAAACCCTTGTTGCCAAGGTACTCCTCACAACTAtcgtccatgagatttgaattCAGAAAATTCTGAAAAAGCAAAGACTTTGTGTCACTAGACCAAACGGTCGTTGACAatctatatatgtttttttataaGTGAATTGTAAGTTGCATTGATTAGATTTATAGTGGGGAGACAACTAATTGGTTTGTGTTTTCTTGATTGACAGTTTTTAATGCAAGGTAAAGCTGGTCGTCATACAGCAGTCTTTGAGAAGTACCAACAGAAGGCTGAGTACTTCATGTGTTCATGCGTTGGTAAGGGCAGCCGGAATGCACGGAAGACTCCCGGTGGACTAATTTACCGCCAGAGGTGGAATAACATGCAGTTTGTCACCAGTTCCTCCTTCTTGATCACTGTCTACTCCGACTATCTCACAACTTCCAGGAGAACATTAAAATGTGCTTCTGGCAATGTGGCACCCAATGAGCTTCTATCTTTCGCCAAATCTCAGGTAATTCATCCAAAAACATGTTCTTATCGAATCATCCAAAACATTAGTACTTTGTCAAAGCATGTAGTTTGATCCTATGTTCTTGTTAAAAAGTTCAGGTGGATTACATTCTAGGAGACAACCCAAGAGCCACTAGTTACATGGTGGGATACGGAAACAACTACCCTCAACAAGTTCACCACAGGGCTTCCTCAATTGTTTCCTACAAGAAGGACTCATCATTTGTGACCTGCAGGGGAGGCTATGCCACTTGGTTTAGCCGGAAAGCTAGTGACCCCAATCTGCTTACTGGCGCTATTGTCGGTGGACCTGATGCCTACGACAACTTTGCTGATCAGAGAGACAACTATGAACAGACAGAGCCTGCTACTTACAACAATGCTCCTCTTCTCGGTATATTGGCACGCTTACATGCCGGCCATGGTGGGTATAACCAGCTCCTACCAGGTATATATACTGACTGTGTTCAATTTTTCTAAGcctttgtcatttttttttgtctaatgGTAATTGATGTATTGAACATTCTTACAGTGGTTCCCACTCAACCGAAATCTGCTGCACTGCCTAAACCAAAAGCAGCTCCAGTGCCAAAAGTTACTCCAGCTACTCCAGGTATTACATAGCTTCTCTTACGAAACTTTGTTTATATTCACAGCCTCCTTTTTATGTTAAAATGCGTTGTCGGAAAGTGATCTAAAATGAGTGGCTTTTACTGCAGCTCCATCATCGAGCCCAATTGCAATATCGCAGAGGAAAACAACTTCTTGGATTTCCAAGGGAGTGACTTACTACAGATATTCCGCAATTGTGACCAACAAGTCTGCCAAGACACTTACAAACCTCAAGCTTTCCGTCTCAAAACTTTATGGTCCTATTTGGGGCCTCACAAAGGCCGGAAATTCCTATGTTTTCCCATCGTGGATCAACTCTTTACCGGCTGGAAAGAGCATGGAGTTTGTCTACATCCATTCTGCTTCTCCAGCAAATGTCTTAGTCTCAAGCTACTCATTAGcataagaaaggaaaaaagctCATCAAAACAAAGGGGAGAGGTTCACACAGTTTCTGGTATCGGAATGTAAGAATTGTGCAGCTATCCGAGTGCAGACCAGAAGAAACAagtccttttttttcctttgcattACTTGTGATTGGGATCTGCATAGGCGTTTTAGAAGAACGTAGGTCAAAAAATAAGTACGGAAATTGGGGAAGAAAGGAGTGACGAGACGGGTTTAAAATGAGTGCTCGTCCTCTTTCACCACAACTTTCAGTAGGGTTATTATACAGATAGGTTTTGGGAGAGAGGAACAGTTAAAAAGTAAGTGTGAGAGTTTGAGGGGggtgaaaaaaatgacttctcTCTCAACTGGTTTCAAGAAGTCTTGTTTCTTTGTGCTTCAAAGCAGCTTTGGATGTCGTTttcctttttactttttttttgtgttgtgaatgttGTAAGCTTTGCAACATtgttatctttgaatggaataTAGTTTGTGCAGATTGCATTGTGTCTATCTGCGAACTCAGCAACCCTATTTTCACAGCTTTGATATTACTCAAGTTGTAAGTGGCGTGGTGACTCTTCACCAAGATACAAATTCCGCAAACGAGTAAACCAGGATCGAAACAGACATCGAAGAGTTTCCCCAACGTCGGTGCCATACTCGAATCCGATGCTTGACGTTGACATTGTCACTCCGAACTTTGTAACATGACAAGGTACGATCACACAGTCACTGTATCATGGCAAATCAAACACAATAGGGTCACGGCTCTCTTGGACATTTTGGGGACTTGtgcaaatttaataaaaaggcCCTcctctaaaataaaaaaaattgaacaatatATTCGTACAAAGTTCAACAATTAATAATCAAACTTAATTGAAATCAGCATCTTACTCTACTAATTGAATAATTTCCAATTGCCATGAAATCATGATTTAGGGTCCATCTATTAGAAGTGCAATTCGGGCTCGGGTTCGGATTAAGTTTCATTCGGGTTCATTTGGATCCGGGTTTAATTGGGTTTGAGTTTACTTGAGTTAGGTTCGGATTGCTGAACTTTTTTTAGTTTAATCCTCTACAATTAGTTTgcaataatttttaaatagcATCAAAACTAGTTAACTTCACCATAAATCAATCAAAACTTCAATTTAGTTACACAAATTGATATCCGCTTAAAAGTTACACCAACTACGCAAATTTTAACCATgcaaaatttgaattaaaaatacaagaaaatacCAAAGCttgtatgaaaagaaaaaaaaaaaagcaacacttCACATCCAAATATAAACAAACACCGAAGTCAAGTCTTGTTATCCAAATTCAATTTGCATTcccattaaataaaaaaaatagttagtTGTATATTATATATTCACAACTATCATTATAATCCTTTAAAACAGAGTA
Coding sequences:
- the LOC137712991 gene encoding endoglucanase 6-like → MEKFVRVISMAPLLLLLCLPFALAGHDYGQALSKSILFFEAQRSGFLPRNQRVTWRSNSGLYDGKANGVDLVGGYYDAGDNVKFGLPMAFTVTMMSWSIIEYGKQMAASGELGHAMEAVKWGTDYFIKAHPEPNVLYGEVGDGNTDHYCWQRPEDMTTNRRAYKISPSNPGSDLAGETAAAMAAASIVFRRSNPAYSRELLRHAYQLFDFADKYRGKYDSSITVAQKYYRSISGYNDELLWAAAWLFQASNNQYYLDYLGNSGDSLGGTGWGMTEFSWDVKYSGVQTLVAKFLMQGKAGRHTAVFEKYQQKAEYFMCSCVGKGSRNARKTPGGLIYRQRWNNMQFVTSSSFLITVYSDYLTTSRRTLKCASGNVAPNELLSFAKSQVDYILGDNPRATSYMVGYGNNYPQQVHHRASSIVSYKKDSSFVTCRGGYATWFSRKASDPNLLTGAIVGGPDAYDNFADQRDNYEQTEPATYNNAPLLGILARLHAGHGGYNQLLPVVPTQPKSAALPKPKAAPVPKVTPATPAPSSSPIAISQRKTTSWISKGVTYYRYSAIVTNKSAKTLTNLKLSVSKLYGPIWGLTKAGNSYVFPSWINSLPAGKSMEFVYIHSASPANVLVSSYSLA